Proteins co-encoded in one alpha proteobacterium HIMB5 genomic window:
- a CDS encoding LysE type translocator (PFAM: LysE type translocator) produces MLPLDFILYLQIIIFLFITPGTPRIVIISYSMNYGVGKCVWSALGDITANLIQATLVIFVIGSFFSENSTILNLFKWIGIIYILYLAYDIYKSRPKNISNKEEIKKTNLSFFRDGFLVAGTSPKAWMFFPFIFPQFIDFNSNLLTQFIILITTYVVLDFLSLIGYAVLAQKLIKWITANPKTINTISASVLVIIALIIVFTQKY; encoded by the coding sequence ATGCTCCCATTAGATTTTATACTTTATCTTCAAATTATAATTTTCTTATTTATAACTCCTGGGACTCCAAGGATTGTAATCATTTCTTATTCAATGAATTACGGAGTAGGTAAATGTGTTTGGTCTGCATTAGGTGATATAACCGCAAATTTAATTCAGGCAACCTTAGTCATTTTTGTAATTGGTTCTTTTTTCTCAGAAAACTCAACAATATTAAATTTATTTAAATGGATAGGTATTATTTATATTTTGTACCTTGCATACGATATTTATAAGTCGCGTCCAAAAAATATTTCAAATAAAGAAGAAATAAAAAAAACTAATTTATCTTTTTTTAGAGATGGTTTTTTAGTTGCAGGAACAAGTCCTAAAGCTTGGATGTTTTTTCCGTTTATTTTTCCACAATTTATTGATTTTAATTCAAATTTATTAACTCAATTTATAATTCTTATAACAACTTATGTAGTTTTAGACTTTTTATCTTTAATTGGTTATGCAGTACTTGCACAAAAATTAATTAAATGGATTACTGCTAATCCAAAAACAATAAATACAATTTCAGCGAGTGTTTTAGTTATAATTGCTTTAATTATTGTGTTTACTCAAAAATATTAA
- a CDS encoding methionine-R-sulfoxide reductase (PFAM: SelR domain~TIGRFAM: methionine-R-sulfoxide reductase) — MSKKNPNLTAEQKLVMFEDGTEPPGTSELNHEKRDGSYHCANCGIKLFDSETKYESGSGWPSFFKSLPDVFETKTDHLLGYARTEYHCKNCDAHHGHIFDDGPEPTGKRYCNNGVCLVFKPKE; from the coding sequence ATGTCAAAGAAAAATCCAAACTTAACTGCCGAACAAAAACTAGTAATGTTTGAGGATGGAACTGAGCCTCCTGGAACTAGTGAGCTTAATCATGAAAAACGAGATGGAAGTTATCATTGTGCAAATTGTGGGATAAAATTATTTGATAGCGAAACTAAATATGAAAGTGGATCAGGTTGGCCATCATTTTTTAAATCTCTTCCAGACGTTTTTGAAACAAAAACAGATCATCTTTTAGGTTATGCTCGAACAGAATATCATTGTAAAAATTGCGATGCCCATCATGGTCACATATTTGATGATGGACCTGAACCTACAGGTAAAAGATATTGTAATAATGGTGTATGTTTAGTTTTTAAACCTAAAGAATAA
- a CDS encoding histone deacetylase family protein (PFAM: Histone deacetylase domain) yields the protein MGLPVVNHKDYFAKIGDDHKFPINKFSELAKYLKEKKIVKEFINPSPCSIETLSKAHSLDYINNIKNKTLGKDGVKKIGFPLVDSVVKRSFIATGGTVLSAKLAIKSGISCNTAGGSHHANFDGGAGYCVFNDVAVAAKYLIERGLANKILIVDLDVHQGNGNADIFKDDNHVFTFSMHSKTNYPAKKSLSNYDVELEDNTEDKIYLDKLKQCLQELNQYFFDFVFYIAGVDIHYNDRLGKLKISDEGVRTRDQIVIENFFSQRIPLCGVLGGGYNKNFEKLVELHSYLHETCSKYI from the coding sequence ATGGGTCTACCTGTAGTTAATCATAAGGATTACTTTGCAAAAATTGGAGATGACCACAAATTTCCAATTAATAAATTTTCAGAACTTGCAAAATATTTGAAAGAAAAAAAAATAGTTAAAGAGTTCATAAATCCCTCTCCTTGCTCAATTGAAACTTTAAGTAAGGCTCATTCTCTAGATTACATAAACAACATTAAAAATAAAACTTTAGGTAAAGATGGTGTAAAAAAAATTGGATTTCCATTAGTTGATAGTGTTGTAAAAAGATCTTTTATTGCAACAGGCGGAACTGTTTTATCAGCAAAACTTGCGATTAAATCAGGAATTAGTTGCAACACGGCTGGTGGAAGTCATCATGCAAATTTTGATGGTGGAGCAGGTTATTGTGTATTTAATGATGTAGCTGTCGCTGCAAAATATTTGATCGAAAGAGGTCTAGCTAATAAAATTTTAATAGTTGATTTAGATGTTCATCAAGGCAATGGAAATGCAGACATTTTTAAAGACGATAATCATGTTTTTACTTTTAGTATGCATTCTAAGACTAATTATCCAGCTAAAAAATCTTTAAGTAATTATGATGTTGAGCTAGAGGATAATACAGAAGATAAGATATATTTAGATAAATTAAAGCAGTGTTTACAAGAATTAAATCAATATTTTTTCGATTTTGTATTTTATATAGCTGGTGTTGATATTCATTATAATGATCGTCTAGGAAAGTTAAAAATTTCGGACGAAGGTGTTAGAACTAGAGATCAAATAGTTATAGAAAATTTCTTCTCACAGCGAATACCTTTATGTGGTGTTTTAGGAGGTGGTTATAACAAAAATTTTGAAAAACTAGTTGAATTACATTCTTATTTACATGAAACATGTTCTAAGTATATTTAA
- a CDS encoding amino acid/amide ABC transporter membrane protein, 1, HAAT family (PFAM: Branched-chain amino acid transport system / permease component) has product MDFLVFQAPMLTVQATLDGLLLGILFALIAYGMALQWGVMNIINIAQGDLVILGGYIAYFMYLSGIHPAWGVIVCPIVMYFVGVGIYKTVINKVVDRDLFISILATFGISILMMQLMNFAFGADVVLANSNYGTTMLFDNSVTLPNSKIFSAVISIIFAICLVLYMKKSKLGRAIRATAQNARAAKILGVDTEKVYAATFGINAALCGVAGALIAITFTIHPYMGLPYTIRSFMIVIVAGLGNLPGVAMSGMGLGVFEEFADYILGTEFRIGSVFLLLVLILVYRRFKLSRKREYLK; this is encoded by the coding sequence ATGGATTTTTTAGTATTTCAAGCTCCCATGTTAACAGTCCAAGCTACGCTTGATGGATTGTTGTTAGGAATTTTATTTGCATTGATAGCATACGGAATGGCTCTTCAATGGGGAGTGATGAATATTATTAATATTGCTCAGGGTGATCTTGTGATCTTAGGTGGTTATATAGCTTACTTCATGTATTTGTCAGGCATCCATCCAGCTTGGGGAGTAATTGTTTGTCCAATAGTGATGTATTTTGTTGGAGTTGGAATTTACAAAACTGTTATCAATAAAGTAGTAGATAGAGATTTATTTATTTCAATTTTAGCTACATTTGGAATTAGTATTTTAATGATGCAGTTAATGAACTTTGCATTTGGAGCAGATGTGGTTTTAGCTAATTCAAATTATGGAACTACAATGCTATTTGATAACTCCGTAACGTTGCCAAATTCAAAAATATTTTCTGCTGTTATAAGCATTATATTTGCAATTTGTTTGGTGCTATACATGAAAAAATCAAAATTAGGTAGAGCAATTAGAGCAACTGCTCAAAATGCAAGAGCAGCAAAGATTTTGGGAGTAGATACTGAGAAAGTTTATGCAGCAACTTTTGGTATAAATGCTGCACTTTGTGGTGTTGCAGGTGCATTAATTGCAATAACATTTACAATTCATCCATACATGGGACTACCTTATACGATCAGATCATTCATGATCGTTATTGTTGCAGGTTTAGGAAATTTACCTGGAGTCGCAATGTCAGGAATGGGCTTAGGTGTATTTGAAGAGTTTGCAGATTATATTTTAGGAACTGAATTTAGAATAGGTTCTGTATTTTTATTATTAGTTTTAATTTTAGTTTATAGAAGATTTAAACTTTCAAGAAAAAGAGAATATTTAAAATAA
- a CDS encoding EamA-like family transporter (PFAM: EamA-like transporter family), whose protein sequence is MSNKFNIAYVFLFLTVTFWAGNFIVGKFASFYDVPPFSLNFYRWFFAWLILAPFTLSEIIKKRDYIVNNLKLFIILGITSITIFNSIVYYSLNFTQVISGVLMISTIPVMIIFISSILKIEKTNIFQILGVVFSFTGVLLIITKANLGVLLSLDFNKGDLTMVIAMFSWALYSALLKKQKYELSQLSLLEVIITFGLIFLIPIYFIEYQLGHIIKVEKPFILILSYVVLFPGLASFILWIKGISMIGANRSGVFLHLMPILSAIMAMIIFNEKFMFYHILGAIFILTGIILSNRKIKNA, encoded by the coding sequence GTGAGCAATAAATTTAATATTGCTTATGTATTTCTATTTTTAACCGTTACTTTTTGGGCAGGCAATTTTATCGTTGGAAAATTTGCAAGTTTTTATGATGTTCCACCTTTTTCATTAAATTTCTATAGATGGTTTTTTGCTTGGTTAATACTAGCGCCATTTACACTTTCAGAGATAATTAAAAAACGAGACTATATTGTTAATAATTTAAAATTATTCATTATTTTAGGAATTACGAGCATCACAATTTTTAACTCTATTGTTTATTATTCACTTAACTTTACTCAGGTAATTAGTGGAGTTTTAATGATCTCTACCATACCGGTAATGATAATTTTTATTTCATCGATTTTGAAAATTGAAAAAACAAATATTTTTCAAATTTTAGGAGTAGTTTTTTCTTTCACAGGTGTATTGTTAATTATTACAAAAGCAAACTTAGGAGTTCTCTTAAGTTTAGATTTTAATAAAGGTGATTTGACAATGGTTATTGCCATGTTTTCATGGGCTTTATACTCTGCTTTATTAAAAAAGCAAAAATATGAACTTTCACAACTTAGTTTATTAGAAGTTATAATAACTTTTGGTCTTATATTTTTAATACCAATTTATTTTATTGAGTATCAGTTAGGCCACATTATTAAGGTTGAAAAACCATTTATATTAATTTTAAGCTATGTTGTTTTATTTCCAGGCCTTGCTTCATTTATTCTATGGATAAAAGGTATTTCAATGATTGGTGCTAACAGATCAGGAGTTTTTTTACATTTAATGCCAATATTAAGTGCAATAATGGCTATGATTATTTTTAATGAAAAATTTATGTTTTATCATATTCTCGGCGCAATTTTTATTTTAACTGGAATAATTTTATCAAATAGAAAAATTAAAAATGCTTAA
- a CDS encoding amino acid/amide ABC transporter substrate-binding protein, HAAT family (PFAM: Receptor family ligand binding region), translating to MKITKIFLGFISALAILLSSSITSFAKVVGDKIVLGSAISLTGKYSSNGVHTQNGYNMAVDRINSMGGIKVGGKTYKFEIIYYDDESNPKRAAQLAERLISQDGVEFMLGPYSSGLTKAIAPVTEKYGVPMVEANGASRSLFTKGYKYLFAVLAPANLYLDVAIDLAVEKNGGKPVKIAQAFEQDAFSQDVRLGILEAAERTGSKIIIDDKLPKELNDMAATLAKVKTVKPDVLVVSGHTKGALTAIRQIAEMKVDVPMLAMTHCDAAKLSKQHGKNSEFALCASQWHKSLTYKDDFFGNGMKYAADFQKEFGYDPPYQSAESSAALLVFKDAFERANSFDKKKVRDALADTNMQTFYGNIKFAPGGQNVDKPMVLFQVMCNDDGSKCENKVVAPTKWASAELIHPIPKWSER from the coding sequence ATGAAAATAACAAAAATCTTTTTAGGTTTTATTTCTGCATTAGCGATTTTATTATCTTCATCAATTACTTCATTTGCAAAAGTAGTAGGTGACAAGATTGTTTTAGGATCTGCGATTTCATTAACTGGTAAATACTCTTCAAACGGAGTTCATACTCAGAACGGATATAACATGGCTGTTGATAGAATTAATAGCATGGGTGGTATCAAAGTTGGTGGTAAAACTTATAAGTTTGAAATTATTTACTATGATGATGAGTCAAACCCTAAAAGAGCTGCGCAACTTGCAGAAAGATTAATCTCACAAGATGGTGTTGAGTTTATGCTTGGCCCATACTCTTCAGGATTAACAAAAGCAATTGCTCCTGTAACAGAGAAATATGGAGTACCAATGGTTGAGGCCAATGGTGCATCTAGATCTCTATTTACAAAAGGATACAAATATTTATTTGCAGTTTTAGCGCCAGCAAATTTATATCTTGATGTTGCAATTGACTTAGCAGTAGAAAAAAATGGTGGTAAACCAGTTAAAATAGCTCAAGCTTTTGAACAAGATGCTTTTTCTCAAGATGTTAGATTAGGTATTTTAGAAGCAGCTGAGAGAACTGGATCAAAAATCATTATCGATGATAAATTGCCAAAAGAACTTAACGACATGGCTGCAACTTTAGCGAAAGTTAAGACAGTTAAGCCAGACGTATTAGTTGTTTCAGGTCATACTAAAGGAGCTTTAACTGCAATCAGACAAATTGCTGAAATGAAAGTTGATGTTCCAATGTTAGCAATGACACACTGTGATGCTGCTAAATTATCAAAACAACATGGTAAAAATTCTGAGTTTGCACTGTGTGCTTCTCAGTGGCATAAATCTTTAACTTACAAAGATGATTTCTTTGGTAATGGTATGAAGTATGCGGCAGATTTCCAAAAAGAATTTGGTTATGATCCGCCATATCAATCAGCAGAATCTTCAGCTGCGTTATTGGTTTTCAAAGATGCGTTTGAAAGAGCAAATTCTTTCGATAAAAAGAAAGTAAGAGATGCTCTAGCTGACACTAATATGCAAACTTTTTACGGAAATATAAAATTTGCACCAGGTGGTCAAAACGTAGACAAGCCAATGGTATTGTTCCAAGTTATGTGTAATGACGATGGAAGTAAGTGTGAAAACAAAGTTGTAGCTCCTACAAAATGGGCTTCAGCAGAGTTAATTCACCCAATTCCAAAGTGGTCTGAAAGATAA
- a CDS encoding NAD-binding protein, 2-hydroxyacid dehydrogenase family (PFAM: D-isomer specific 2-hydroxyacid dehydrogenase, NAD binding domain; D-isomer specific 2-hydroxyacid dehydrogenase, catalytic domain): MLKVAILDDYQNVSQQFVDLEKLSGKYEFKIFSEPFENEDDAIEQLADFEALLIMRERTPMTESLINNLPKLKFIITSGNRNKSINLEATKKKNILVCGTEINIHPTPELTWALILGLARNLKEEIDNMYQGYWQTTIGVELKGKILGLLGLGRVGSQVAKIGKAFGMQVMAWSENLNLDTCKELDVLPCSKEDLIKNSDFLSIHVQGGERYKDCITLKELDQMKKTSFLINTSRGPIVNEDDLIIALSTNVIAGAGLDVYEKEPLPENNKLRFLPNALLTPHIGYVTAENYHIFYTQMIEALEACVDGKPVRVIEK, translated from the coding sequence ATGCTTAAAGTTGCAATATTAGATGATTATCAAAACGTATCTCAACAATTTGTAGATTTAGAAAAATTATCTGGAAAATATGAGTTTAAGATATTCAGCGAACCTTTTGAAAATGAAGACGATGCTATTGAGCAATTAGCTGATTTTGAAGCTTTACTCATAATGAGAGAGAGAACTCCAATGACTGAGAGTTTAATAAATAATCTCCCGAAGCTTAAATTTATAATTACAAGTGGCAACAGAAATAAATCAATAAATTTAGAAGCTACAAAAAAAAAGAATATATTAGTTTGCGGTACTGAAATTAATATACATCCAACACCAGAGTTAACTTGGGCTTTAATTTTAGGTTTAGCAAGAAACCTTAAAGAGGAGATTGATAATATGTACCAAGGATACTGGCAAACTACAATTGGGGTTGAGCTTAAAGGTAAAATATTAGGATTGCTTGGTCTTGGAAGAGTTGGATCCCAAGTTGCAAAAATTGGAAAAGCTTTCGGTATGCAAGTCATGGCATGGAGTGAAAATCTAAACTTAGACACATGTAAGGAATTAGATGTTTTGCCATGTAGCAAAGAAGATTTAATAAAAAATTCAGATTTTTTATCTATCCACGTGCAAGGAGGGGAAAGATACAAAGATTGTATTACATTAAAAGAATTAGATCAGATGAAAAAAACATCATTTTTGATTAATACTTCAAGAGGCCCTATTGTTAATGAAGATGATTTAATTATAGCATTATCTACAAACGTAATTGCAGGTGCAGGATTAGATGTTTATGAAAAAGAACCATTACCTGAAAATAATAAACTTAGATTTTTACCAAATGCTTTATTAACTCCACATATAGGATATGTAACAGCTGAAAATTATCACATTTTTTACACTCAAATGATCGAAGCATTAGAGGCTTGCGTAGATGGGAAGCCCGTCAGAGTTATTGAAAAATAA
- a CDS encoding Glutaredoxin, GrxC family (PFAM: Glutaredoxin~TIGRFAM: Glutaredoxin, GrxC family), which produces MKNITIYTGPLCNYCEAAKRLLQRNNATYNEINIATVDGAMDEMIKRANGKRTIPQIFFDDQHIGGYDDIRALEKENKLEEMLK; this is translated from the coding sequence ATGAAAAATATAACAATTTATACAGGTCCACTTTGTAATTATTGTGAGGCTGCAAAAAGATTACTTCAAAGAAATAATGCAACTTATAACGAGATAAACATTGCTACCGTAGATGGTGCAATGGATGAAATGATTAAAAGAGCAAATGGAAAAAGAACTATTCCACAAATCTTTTTTGATGATCAGCACATTGGTGGTTATGACGATATAAGAGCTTTAGAAAAAGAAAATAAGTTAGAAGAAATGCTAAAGTAA
- a CDS encoding hypothetical protein (PFAM: Protein of unknown function (DUF2805)~TIGRFAM: TIGR03643 family protein), which produces MKKKGNIPVTRVKNPEPPIDDPDWIIWAAWADRITFEEIEKKTGKSESEVIKIMRRTLKPSSFRLWRKRVNQKSIKHRKKFEYSRKQITSKIKKGDYL; this is translated from the coding sequence ATGAAAAAAAAAGGCAACATACCAGTCACCAGAGTTAAAAATCCAGAGCCACCAATTGATGATCCTGATTGGATCATTTGGGCAGCTTGGGCCGATAGGATTACTTTCGAAGAAATTGAAAAAAAAACTGGAAAGTCAGAATCTGAAGTAATCAAAATAATGAGACGGACACTTAAGCCCTCCTCTTTTAGATTATGGAGAAAAAGAGTAAACCAAAAGAGTATTAAACACAGAAAAAAATTTGAATATTCTAGAAAACAAATAACTAGTAAAATTAAAAAAGGTGATTATCTATAG